The Novibacillus thermophilus genome segment AGAAGAACCACTCCTCAGAGGATCCGATATAGCCAAAAAGTTGGACCTTACGGCCAGTAATGTTTCAAGACTTCTCTCTACAATGGAAAGCTTGGGATTCGTGGAAAAGGATGAATTTTCAGGTTGTTACCGCTTAGGACCGGAGATTATATCCCTAAGCGGAATCGCTTTAAACAATTATGAAATCAGAAAACAAGCGCTTCCGGAACTTCACAAGTTGGAACAAGAACTGCAATTGGGGGCTAACCTGGCCATTTTAAATAAAGGAAAAATGTTTTATCTGGCCCATGTAGATAGTCGCAAGTCACCGCGCATGTACACCATGGTCGGCTATCGGAACCCTTTGCATTGTACCGGGATCGGAAAGGTGCTGCTTGCTCACCTGGAAAAAGACGAGCTTGATTCGATCATAAAACAAGAAGGGCTTTATCCGCTTACCCAACACACTATTACCAATAAAGAAGATTTGCTTAAGGAACTGGAAACGGTGAGAAATCGAGGTTATGCGGTGGAAAAGGAAGAGTTAGCACTCGGAAGAGCATGCATCGCTGCCCCTGTTCGCGGCAGGACCGGGAAGGTTTTAGGCGGAGTTAGCATTTCGGGCCCTTTATCCGAGATGAATCTGGAAGAACGCGAACAAAAGCTGTCGAGGAAGTTAATAGAAACAACGGACCTTATCTCATTAAAAATGGGGTATATCACGGTCGCCAATCGGTTATAGATTGGATTCAGTTTTTAAGGGATTGTTCAGTTTTTACCTTGGCACTTTACTTTCGCTCGATTTTCAAGCGTTTACACACATGATTTCCGCTAATTCCTGAGCAGCAATCCAAATTGTAAAATTTACGAAACATTCTTACATAATAAAAGGAGCATTCCTGTAATGAAGAAAATTGAGGTTTAACAAAAAAGAGCCTCCTTGGTATAGTACGGGATGTCGATGACATCGACTCCTAAATTCAAAACCCAAGGAGGACTCGAAGTGAATTATAACCGGAATAAGAAATTGAAGCAAATCACACCGGAGACATTAGTTGTAGGGATTGACATTGCGAAAGAAAAGCACGTCGCCCGAGCAGTCGATGACCGAGGGTATGAGTTTGGTAAGCGATTGGTTTTTGAAAACAACATAACGGGCTTTGAGCGATTATTAGCTTGGGTGTCCGAGAAGCAACAGGCATATGAAAAAACACATGTGATCCTCGGTTGTGAACCGACCGGACACTATTGGTTCAATCTCGCCTATTTCGCCAAGGCGAAAGAAATCCCGTTTGTCGTCGTCAATCCGATGCATGTGAAAAAAGCGAAGGAGCTCGATGACAATTCGCCATCTAAAACAGATACAAAAGACGCCCACGTCATCGCCCAATTGATCACAGACGGCCGATACGCCGTACCGAACCTGCAAGAGGGTGTATATGCCGAACTGCGGGAAGGCCTTAAAATTCGCGATCAGCTGTCGAAAGATTTGCAGATCATCACCGGTCGGATTGACAACTGGCTCGATCGTTATTTTCCGGAATTCCGGAGAGTGTTTAAAGATTGGGATGGCAAAGCCGCTTGGTATACCCTGAGCCATTTCCCATTGCCGGCAGAGGTCACTGCCATATCGGCAGAAGACCTGGTGAGGGAGTGGAAACAGGTCGCCCAGCGAGGCATCGGAATCAAACGGGCCCATACACTGCGGCAAGCAGCTGAGCGTTCCATCGGATTAACCGTCGGAACGCGGATGGCCAAACGTGCCCTGCAAAGTTTGCTCAAACAATACGAGCATCTTCAAGAAAGCATCGCAAGCATCGATGAAGAGATGGAGCAGCTGGTCAAAGTGATTCCAGGAACTGAAGAGATGATCGCCATGAAGGGCGTTAACGTTTTGACCGTGGCCACCTTTTTCGGCGAGGTTGGAGACATCGCCCACTATGAACATCCACGCCAGATCCAACGCCTTGCCGGGCTGAGCTTAACCGTACACCAATCGG includes the following:
- a CDS encoding IS110 family transposase, giving the protein MNYNRNKKLKQITPETLVVGIDIAKEKHVARAVDDRGYEFGKRLVFENNITGFERLLAWVSEKQQAYEKTHVILGCEPTGHYWFNLAYFAKAKEIPFVVVNPMHVKKAKELDDNSPSKTDTKDAHVIAQLITDGRYAVPNLQEGVYAELREGLKIRDQLSKDLQIITGRIDNWLDRYFPEFRRVFKDWDGKAAWYTLSHFPLPAEVTAISAEDLVREWKQVAQRGIGIKRAHTLRQAAERSIGLTVGTRMAKRALQSLLKQYEHLQESIASIDEEMEQLVKVIPGTEEMIAMKGVNVLTVATFFGEVGDIAHYEHPRQIQRLAGLSLTVHQSGKCKGQTHITKRGRRRLRKALYLVVRPLVVHNAAFKALHEYYTTRQEHPLKKQESLIALSCKLIRVFFAMAKKRYRFDGEKMLRDMPQFSIQEAA